Within Chlamydia pneumoniae TW-183, the genomic segment GTCAATACACTGCCAAAGAGAGGGTGTCTGTATGCTATAGTTTTTCCCTGAATAGCGAACCCATTGGACGGGGGAGAGCGAGGGTTTTTTCTCAAATTTTCCTATTTTTTTCCGCGCAGCTGCTCTTGTTTTATAGCGAGAAACACTCGCATTCGTTGCTGCCGAAGATCGTATCCTAGAGGTCCTTCTTGCTTTTGCTTGCTTTGAGTGAGATGCAGAGACTTGAGTTCTTGGCTGAGCAGAGAAAGCAGGGAATTGAGCTACAATCAAAATAAAAAGAATAAAAAATTTCATAGAAAATTATGTAGTTAGTTGTACATTAAGATAGATTCAAAGCACATAGCATAGCTCTCTACCTTATACAAGATTGTATCGTTTTCAGAAAAATATTCCCAATAGGGAATCTTTGGATCTAGAAGAAGGCCTACTTTCAAACAAACATAGAAAGGCAATTCTTCTTTTTTGAATTCTATGTTTATAGGAATTTTTTCTTAGAGAGTTAGAGGAGAGCATGGGATTTATCTTGAAGATATCAAAGCAATTTTCTTCTAGAACATCTCTGCAACCCGTTTCTTATTTGTGGATCAGTTGAATTAAATGCTAGAATGACATAAACTGTTAGATTAGTGGAATCATAATAACATCTTTTTTAAAGAAAATTCTTTTCTAAAAGAATAAGCGGTAAAATATTATGGCGAATCTTAATGCCGATGGTAAGCTTAAGCAAATCTGCGATGCTTTGCGTTTAGACACTCTAAAGCCTGCAGAAGACGAGGCTGCGGCGTTATTGCATAATGCTAAAGAACAAGCGAAAAGAATTATTCAAGAAGCTCAAGAAGAAGCCAGAAAAATCTTAGAGACGGCAGAAGAGAGAGCTCATCAAAAGATAAAACAAGGCGAAGTTGCTCTAAGCCAAGCAGGGAAGCGCGCTTTGGAAGCCTTAAAACAGGCTGTAGAAAACAAAATATTTAGAGAGTCTTTAGTAGAGTGGCTGGAGCATGTAACCACCGATCCTGAGGTTTCTACAAAGTTAATTCAAGCTTTAGTGCAGGCTTTGGAAGCTCAAGGGGTTTCAGGAAATCTGACCGCCTATATAGGAAAACATGTGAGTCCTAGAGCTGTTAATGAGCTCCTAGGAAAGGCTGTAACAACAAAACTACGAAAGAAAAGTGTAGTTGTTGGAAGTTTTGTTGGTGGTGTTCAATTAAAAGTTGAAGAAAAGAACTGGGTTCTGGATCTTAGTTCCTCAGCTCTTCTTGAGATTTTCACACGTTATTTGCAGAAAGATTTTCGTGAAATGATTTTTCAAGGATCTTGACTTTAATAAAGTCATGAAAAGATCTTCTCAATATTTAAAGTTGTCGTCATGACTCAATATTATTTTTTATCTTCATTTTTACCTACTCAGCTACCAGAATCCGTACCTCTATTTTCTATTTCGGACTTAGACGATCTACTTTATTTAAACCTATCAGAAAACGATCTTTGCAATTACGGACTTCTTAAACGTTTTTTTGATTTCGAAAATTTCGCTTTCTTTTGGGCTGGTAAACCGATTCCCTTCTCTTTTGGGGAGGTGACTCAGGAAAATATAGAAAGAATGCTTTCCTCTCAGCAGTGGTCTGATGACAATGATTTTGAAGATTTCTTTAAGGATTTTTTAATGAATCATAAGTCTTCTCAAGATCGTTTGAATCACTTTTCAGATTTATTTAGAGAGTTTCTTTCCTATCATCAAACGAATTCTTCAAAGTTTCTTCAAGATTATTTCAGATTTCAACAACAACTTCGTGTTGTACTCGCGGGATTCCGTGCAAGAGTCTTGAATATGGATGTTTCCTATGTTTTGCGCGACGAAGATAGTTCCGATCCAGTTGTGCTCGAGGTGCTCATGCAGAAAGATTCTCCTAATTATGAGCTTCCTGAAGAGTTTTCGGATTTACAGGGCGTTTTGGATGACTACGGCCTCTTGCCTCATACACTGAATCGTGCGCTTGCCCTATACCAATTTCATAAACTCGAGGGATTTTGTTCTGACTCCTACTTTGATGGGAATGTCATTTTAGCAAGATGTGCTACATATATGTTTGCTATTCGTAACAGCTTAGCAAGTGTTGAAAAAGGAAGAGAAATTATTAATCATATAGAAAAGGCAATCAAATGGTAACAGTTTCAGAACAAACTGCTCAGGGACATGTTATAGAAGCTTATGGAAACTTGTTACGTGTACGCTTTGACGGATATGTTAGACAAGGTGAAGTTGCATATGTCAACGTAGATAATACCTGGTTAAAAGCAGAAGTGATTGAAGTTGCTGATCAAGAAGTCAAGGTTCAGGTATTTGAAGATACACAAGGCGCGTGTCGAGGAGCTCTTGTTACGTTTTCAGGACATCTTTTAGAAGCCGAGTTAGGGCCTGGCTTGCTTCAGGGCATTTTCGATGGACTTCAAAATCGTCTTGAGGTGCTAGCTGAAGATAGTTCTTTCTTGCAGAGAGGCAAGCATGTTAATGCTATTTCTGATCATAATTTATGGAATTATACTCCCGTAGCTTCTGTTGGGGATACTTTAAGACGAGGAGATCTTCTAGGAACAGTACCTGAAGGACGATTTACTCATAAGATTATGGTTCCTTTTTCTTGCTTTCAAGAGGTTACCCTGACTTGGGTAATTTCTGAAGGAACCTATAATGCTCATACTGTGGTCGCAAAAGCTCGAGATGCTCAGGGTAAAGAATGTGCCTTTACTATGGTGCAAAGATGGCCGATCAAACAAGCTTTTATTGAAGGAGAGAAGATCCCTGCGCATAAGATTATGGATGTGGGTTTGCGAATCTTAGATACGCAAATTCCAGTATTGAAGGGGGGAACTTTCTGTACCCCAGGACCTTTTGGTGCAGGGAAAACAGTCTTACAACACCATCTTTCTAAGTACGCTGCTGTAGATATTGTGATTTTGTGTGCGTGCGGAGAGCGTGCTGGTGAAGTTGTTGAGGTATTACAAGAGTTCCCTCATCTTATCGACCCCCATACCGGAAAGTCTTTAATGCACAGAACATGTATTATTTGTAACACATCATCCATGCCTGTGGCTGCCCGAGAGTCTTCGATCTATTTAGGAGTGACGATTGCAGAATACTATCGCCAGATGGGACTAGATATTCTGCTTTTAGCTGATTCTACATCCCGATGGGCACAAGCCCTTAGAGAGATTTCGGGACGTCTTGAAGAAATCCCTGGAGAGGAAGCATTTCCTGCATACCTGTCTTCTAGAATAGCTGCTTTTTATGAGCGAGGAGGAGCTATCACCACGAAAGATGGTTCTGAAGGATCTTTAACTATATGTGGTGCGGTGTCTCCTGCAGGAGGAAACTTTGAAGAACCAGTCACTCAATCTACATTAGCTGTAGTCGGAGCGTTCTGTGGTCTTTCAAAAGCACGAGCTGACGCACGTAGGTATCCTTCAATAGACCCTTTGATTTCTTGGTCAAAATATTTGAACCAGGTAGGACAAATTTTAGAAGAGAAGGTTTCAGGCTGGGGTGGTGCTGTGAAAAAAGCAGCACAGTTTCTAGAGAAAGGTTCAGAAATCGGCAAGCGTATGGAAGTTGTCGGTGAAGAAGGGGTTTCTATGGAAGACATGGAAATCTACTTAAAGGCAGAACTTTATGATTTTTGTTATCTCCAGCAGAACGCATTCGATCCTGTGGACTGTTATTGTCCTTTTGAGAGACAGATAGAGTTATTTTCATTAATCAGTCGTATTTTTGATGCTAAATTTGTTTTTGATAGTCCTGATGATGCAAGAAGCTTTTTCCTTGAGCTGCAGAGCAAGATTAAGACATTAAATGGCCTGAAATTTCTTTCAGAGGAATATCATGAGAGTAAAGAGGTCATAGTTAGACTGTTGGAAAAAACAATGGTACAAATGGCGTAAGGATATGCAAACAATCTACACAAAAATAACTGATATTAAAGGCAATTTAATCACTGTAGAAGCAGAGGGAGCTCGTTTAGGGGAGCTTGCTACAATCACAAGATCCGACGGAAGATCTTCGTATGCTTCGGTATTGCGTTTTGACCTTAAGAAAGTAACTCTCCAGGTTTTTGGTGGCACATCGGGCTTATCCACTGGAGATCATGTCACGTTCTTAGGGAGACCCATGGAGGTCACATTTGGGAGCTCATTATTAGGCAGACGATTGAATGGTATAGGGAAACCCATTGATAATGAGGGGGAGTGTTTTGGAGAACCTATAGAGATTGCTACTCCAACATTTAACCCTGTCTGTCGTATTGTTCCTAGGAGTATGGTACGGACAAATATTCCTATGATTGATGTTTTCAACTGTTTAGTGAAATCTCAGAAAATTCCTATTTTTTCTTCTTCTGGAGAACATCATAATGCTTTGTTAATGCGGATTGCTGCACAGACAGACGCGGATATAGTTGTGATTGGTGGGATGGGGCTTACATTCGTAGATTACAGCTTTTTTGTTGAAGAGTCTAAGAAGCTAGGATTTGCAGATAAGTGTGTGATGTTTATTCATAAAGCTGTAGATGCTCCTGTAGAATGTGTTTTGGTTCCTGATATGGCCCTAGCTTGTGCTGAAAAATTTGCTGTAGAAGAGAAAAAGAACGTCTTGGTTTTGCTTACAGACATGACAGCGTTTGCTGATGCTCTTAAGGAAATTTCTATCACTATGGATCAAATTCCTGCCAATCGTGGGTACCCCGGTTCCCTATATTCTGATCTAGCTTTACGCTATGAAAAAGCTGTAGAAATTGCCGATGGGGGGTCGATCACCTTAATTACTGTAACTACGATGCCTAGTGACGACATTACACATCCTGTTCCTGATAACACAGGATACATTACAGAGGGACAATTCTACTTGAGGAATAATCGTATAGATCCGTTTGGTTCTCTTTCAAGATTGAAGCAGCTGGTCATTGGTAAGGTGACTCGAGAGGATCATGGAGATCTTGCGAATGCTTTAATTCGTCTTTATGCGGATTCCCGTAAAGCTACAGAAAGAATGGCTATGGGATTCAAGTTATCGAATTGGGATAAGAAATTACTTGCGTTTTCCGAGCTTTTTGAAACTCGTTTGATGAGTTTAGAGGTAAATATTCCTTTAGAAGAAGCTTTAGATATTGGTTGGAAAATTCTAGCTCAAAGTTTCACTTCTGAAGAAGTGGGAATTAAAGCCCAGTTAATAAATAAGTATTGGCCAAAAGCATGTCTGTCCAAGTAAAGCTAACAAAGAACTCCTTTCGACTAGAAAAACAAAAACTAGCACGATTACAAACGTACCTTCCGACATTAAAACTTAAGAAAGCTTTATTGCAGGCTGAGGTACAAAACGCTGTTAAAGATGCTGCAGAGTGTGACAAGGACTATGTACAGGCTTATGAGCGGATTTATGCTTTTGCGGAATTGTTTAGTATTCCTCTCTGTACAGATTGTGTAGAGAAGAGTTTTGAGATTCAGAGTATAGATAACGACTTTGAAAACATAGCTGGTGTTGAGGTCCCTATAGTCCGTGAGGTAACACTATTTCCAGCTTCGTATTCTCTTTTAGGGACCCCGATATGGTTAGATACGATGCTCTCAGCATCAAAAGAACTTGTGGTCAAAAAAGTCATGGCCGAAGTCTCGAAAGAACGTCTAAAGATCTTAGAAGAAGAATTACGAGCCGTTTCAATTCGAGTCAATTTATTTGAGAAGAAGCTCATTCCTGAAACTACGAAGATACTCAAGAAGATTGCGGTTTTCTTAAGTGATCGTAGCATCACCGATGTAGGTCAAGTTAAAATGGCAAAAAAGAAGATAGAACTCCGGAAAGCAAGGGGGGATGAGTGCGTTTAAATATACATAAGTATCTCTTTATAGGACGCAATAAGGCGGATTTTTTTTCTGCAAGTAGAGAGCTTGGTGTTGTAGAGTTTATTTCTAAAAAGTGTTTCATTACCACAGAACAGGGCCATCGTTTTGTAGAATGCTTAAAAGTTTTTGATCATTTAGAAGCCGAATACTCCTTAGAAGCTTTAGAGTTTGTTAAAGATGAGAGTGTTTCAGTCGAAGATATTGTCTCCGAGGTCCTTACTTTAAATAAGGAAATCAAGGGACTTTTAGAAACTGTAAAGGCATTAAGGAAAGAGATTGTTAGAGTCAAGCCCCTAGGGGCATTTTCTTCTTCAGAGATTGCAGAGCTGTCTAGAAAGACAGGAATATCTCTACGATTTTTCTATAGGACGCATAAAGATAATGAGGATTTAGAGGAGGACTCTCCTAACGTTTTTTATCTTTCTACAGCGTATAATTTTGATTATTATCTAGTTCTTGGAGTTGTGGATCTTCCTAGAGATCGCTACACAGAGATTGAAGCTCCACGTTCTGTAAATGAGTTGCAAGTAGACCTTGCAAATCTTCAGCGCGAGATTAGAAACAGATCCGACCGTCTTTGTGATCTCTATGCCTATCGTAGAGAAGTCCTGCGAGGGCTTTGTAATTATGACAATGAACAAAGGCTTCATCAAGCAAAAGAGTGTTGCGAGGACTTGTTCGATGGGAAAGTCTTTGCTGTTGCGGGTTGGGTCATCGTCGATAGAATCAAAGAATTACAAAGTCTTTGCAATCGTTATCAAATTTATATGGAAAGGGTTCCTGTTGATCCTGATGAGACGATCCCTACCTACCTTGAGAATAAAGGTGTAGGTATGATGGGAGAGGATCTTGTACAGATTTATGATACTCCAGCATATTCCGATAAAGATCCTTCCACTTGGGTATTTTTTGCTTTTGTGCTCTTCTTCTCTATGATTGTCAATGATGCTGGCTACGGCCTGCTATTTCTAATGTCTTCGCTTCTATTCTCTTGGAAATTCCGTCGTAAGATGAAGTTCTCTAAACATCTCTCACGCATGCTGAAGATGACCGCTATTTTAGGTCTTGGTTGTATATGTTGGGGAACGACAACAACTTCATTTTTTGGAATGAGTTTTAGTAAAACGAGTGTGTTTAGAGAATACTCTATGACGCATGTCTTGGCTTTGAAAAAGGCCGAATACTACCTGCAAATGCGTCCTAAAGCCTATAAGGAACTCACGAATGAGTACCCCTCGTTAAAAGCGATTCGTGATCCCAAGGCCTTCTTGCTAGCAACTGAAATAGGAAGTGCAGGTATAGAATCTCGTTATGTAGTCTACGATAAGTTTATCGATAATATCCTTATGGAATTAGCGCTGTTTATTGGAGTCGTACACCTTTCCTTAGGTATGTTGCGCTATCTTCGTTATCGTTATTCTGGCATTGGGTGGATTCTCTTTATGGTTAGCGCCTATCTTTATGTGCCTATTTATCTTGGTACTGTATCTTTGATTCATTATCTTTTCCATGTTCCCTATGAATTAGGAGGACAAATAGGATATTATGGCATGTTTGGTGGAATTGGGCTTGCTGTTGTACTGGCAATGATACAGAGGAGTTGGCGTGGAGTTGAGGAAATCATTTCTGTGATCCAAGTGTTCTCTGATGTTCTCTCGTATCTCCGTATATATGCTTTAGGACTTGCTGGTGCTATGATGGGAGCCACGTTTAATCAAATGGGAGCAAGATTGCCTATGCTTCTTGGTTCTATAGTTATTCTTCTTGGTCACTCCGTGAATATCATTCTTTCTATTATGGGAGGAGTGATTCATGGACTTAGGTTAAATTTTATAGAGTGGTACCACTACAGTTTTGATGGGGGAGGTCGTCCCTTACGTCCTCTGAGAAAGATTGTCTGTAGCGAAGATGCTGAGGCTTCGGGGATTCACTTAGATAATAATTCAATAGTTTGATAAACTTCCCTTGCCTTTAAGAGAGGAACATGAAAGAAATCTTGTCAAGTTCGTAATTATTTAAAGGTATTTGAAGGGAGCACATGAGGTAAGTATGATTGATATGTCTGTTGTTGGGCCTGCTTTGGTTTTAGGCTTAGCTATGATTGGAAGTGCTATAGGATGTGGCATGGCTGGAGTCGCTTCACATGCAGTAATGTCTCGGATAGATGAAGGACATGGGAAGTTGATAGGAATGTCAGCGATGCCCTCATCTCAGTCTATCTATGGGTTTATTTTGATGTTGCTGATGCAAGCAGC encodes:
- a CDS encoding V-type ATP synthase subunit E; the protein is MANLNADGKLKQICDALRLDTLKPAEDEAAALLHNAKEQAKRIIQEAQEEARKILETAEERAHQKIKQGEVALSQAGKRALEALKQAVENKIFRESLVEWLEHVTTDPEVSTKLIQALVQALEAQGVSGNLTAYIGKHVSPRAVNELLGKAVTTKLRKKSVVVGSFVGGVQLKVEEKNWVLDLSSSALLEIFTRYLQKDFREMIFQGS
- a CDS encoding DUF2764 family protein, whose amino-acid sequence is MTQYYFLSSFLPTQLPESVPLFSISDLDDLLYLNLSENDLCNYGLLKRFFDFENFAFFWAGKPIPFSFGEVTQENIERMLSSQQWSDDNDFEDFFKDFLMNHKSSQDRLNHFSDLFREFLSYHQTNSSKFLQDYFRFQQQLRVVLAGFRARVLNMDVSYVLRDEDSSDPVVLEVLMQKDSPNYELPEEFSDLQGVLDDYGLLPHTLNRALALYQFHKLEGFCSDSYFDGNVILARCATYMFAIRNSLASVEKGREIINHIEKAIKW
- a CDS encoding V-type ATP synthase subunit A — its product is MVTVSEQTAQGHVIEAYGNLLRVRFDGYVRQGEVAYVNVDNTWLKAEVIEVADQEVKVQVFEDTQGACRGALVTFSGHLLEAELGPGLLQGIFDGLQNRLEVLAEDSSFLQRGKHVNAISDHNLWNYTPVASVGDTLRRGDLLGTVPEGRFTHKIMVPFSCFQEVTLTWVISEGTYNAHTVVAKARDAQGKECAFTMVQRWPIKQAFIEGEKIPAHKIMDVGLRILDTQIPVLKGGTFCTPGPFGAGKTVLQHHLSKYAAVDIVILCACGERAGEVVEVLQEFPHLIDPHTGKSLMHRTCIICNTSSMPVAARESSIYLGVTIAEYYRQMGLDILLLADSTSRWAQALREISGRLEEIPGEEAFPAYLSSRIAAFYERGGAITTKDGSEGSLTICGAVSPAGGNFEEPVTQSTLAVVGAFCGLSKARADARRYPSIDPLISWSKYLNQVGQILEEKVSGWGGAVKKAAQFLEKGSEIGKRMEVVGEEGVSMEDMEIYLKAELYDFCYLQQNAFDPVDCYCPFERQIELFSLISRIFDAKFVFDSPDDARSFFLELQSKIKTLNGLKFLSEEYHESKEVIVRLLEKTMVQMA
- a CDS encoding V-type ATP synthase subunit B codes for the protein MQTIYTKITDIKGNLITVEAEGARLGELATITRSDGRSSYASVLRFDLKKVTLQVFGGTSGLSTGDHVTFLGRPMEVTFGSSLLGRRLNGIGKPIDNEGECFGEPIEIATPTFNPVCRIVPRSMVRTNIPMIDVFNCLVKSQKIPIFSSSGEHHNALLMRIAAQTDADIVVIGGMGLTFVDYSFFVEESKKLGFADKCVMFIHKAVDAPVECVLVPDMALACAEKFAVEEKKNVLVLLTDMTAFADALKEISITMDQIPANRGYPGSLYSDLALRYEKAVEIADGGSITLITVTTMPSDDITHPVPDNTGYITEGQFYLRNNRIDPFGSLSRLKQLVIGKVTREDHGDLANALIRLYADSRKATERMAMGFKLSNWDKKLLAFSELFETRLMSLEVNIPLEEALDIGWKILAQSFTSEEVGIKAQLINKYWPKACLSK
- a CDS encoding V-type ATP synthase subunit D; the encoded protein is MSVQVKLTKNSFRLEKQKLARLQTYLPTLKLKKALLQAEVQNAVKDAAECDKDYVQAYERIYAFAELFSIPLCTDCVEKSFEIQSIDNDFENIAGVEVPIVREVTLFPASYSLLGTPIWLDTMLSASKELVVKKVMAEVSKERLKILEEELRAVSIRVNLFEKKLIPETTKILKKIAVFLSDRSITDVGQVKMAKKKIELRKARGDECV
- a CDS encoding V-type ATP synthase subunit I; amino-acid sequence: MRLNIHKYLFIGRNKADFFSASRELGVVEFISKKCFITTEQGHRFVECLKVFDHLEAEYSLEALEFVKDESVSVEDIVSEVLTLNKEIKGLLETVKALRKEIVRVKPLGAFSSSEIAELSRKTGISLRFFYRTHKDNEDLEEDSPNVFYLSTAYNFDYYLVLGVVDLPRDRYTEIEAPRSVNELQVDLANLQREIRNRSDRLCDLYAYRREVLRGLCNYDNEQRLHQAKECCEDLFDGKVFAVAGWVIVDRIKELQSLCNRYQIYMERVPVDPDETIPTYLENKGVGMMGEDLVQIYDTPAYSDKDPSTWVFFAFVLFFSMIVNDAGYGLLFLMSSLLFSWKFRRKMKFSKHLSRMLKMTAILGLGCICWGTTTTSFFGMSFSKTSVFREYSMTHVLALKKAEYYLQMRPKAYKELTNEYPSLKAIRDPKAFLLATEIGSAGIESRYVVYDKFIDNILMELALFIGVVHLSLGMLRYLRYRYSGIGWILFMVSAYLYVPIYLGTVSLIHYLFHVPYELGGQIGYYGMFGGIGLAVVLAMIQRSWRGVEEIISVIQVFSDVLSYLRIYALGLAGAMMGATFNQMGARLPMLLGSIVILLGHSVNIILSIMGGVIHGLRLNFIEWYHYSFDGGGRPLRPLRKIVCSEDAEASGIHLDNNSIV